A genome region from Oryzias melastigma strain HK-1 linkage group LG12, ASM292280v2, whole genome shotgun sequence includes the following:
- the LOC112163518 gene encoding putative UDP-GlcNAc:betaGal beta-1,3-N-acetylglucosaminyltransferase LOC100288842 — MQICLCKLRTHQWCFLLFNVLLFHALLFGADFVEEYLLQPKPGIYTDAMVAGVREKARKLDLSDARENISFEYSIANTEACRNSDLFLLTLVFSSAGNVSQRDAVRRTWANQTLIEGFPVKTIFFLELSDTNAAHQELQSESEHYGDVIQAHSGTEAFPKERMVLALRWVITFCPLARFVLLTKDSVFVNLPALGSYLLRLHRHPEDLYLGRVIQEDQPNRDPKSPGYLPPALYPAKYLPEYCDDTAYVLSQDVVRKVYVASASVPATVSTDVFVGLCAQKAGVSPTHSARFSGDKHIHYNACCYRYLFCSAGMRSHELERIWMDLEQRGGRCSLLKTYYGLVYCKAHTYLDKLLNPH, encoded by the exons ATGCAG ATCTGTCTGTGCAAGCTGCGCACCCATCAGTGGTGTTTCCTGCTTTTCAATGTTCTGCTTTTCCACGCCTTGCTGTTCGGGGCGGATTTCGTGGAGGAGTACCTCCTGCAGCCCAAGCCGGGCATTTACACTGACGCCATGGTGGCTGGCGTAAGGGAGAAAGCAAGGAAATTGGACCTGAGTGATGCCAGGGAAAACATTTCCTTTGAGTACTCCATAGCAAACACTGAGGCCTGCAGAAACTCTGACCTCTTTCTTCTCACTCTGGTCTTCAGCTCTGCAGGGAACGTCTCCCAAAGAGACGCTGTGAGGAGGACGTGGGCAAATCAAACTCTGATTGAAGGCTTTCCAGTcaagactatttttttcttagaattgtCTGACACCAATGCTGCACACCAGGAGCTCCAAAGTGAATCTGAGCATTATGGAGATGTGATCCAGGCTCACTCTGGAACAGAAGCGTTTCCAAAAGAGAGAATGGTGCTGGCTCTGCGCTGGGTCATCACCTTCTGTCCTCTGGCACGATTTGTTCTGCTGACCAAGGATTCTGTGTTTGTCAACCTTCCAGCTCTTGGCAGCTACCTGCTCAGGCTCCACCGGCACCCTGAGGATCTGTACCTAGGCAGAGTGATTCAGGAAGACCAACCCAACAGGGACCCCAAGAGTCCCGGGTACCTGCCCCCCGCCCTGTACCCTGCCAAATACCTACCTGAATACTGCGATGACACCGCCTATGTGCTGTCCCAAGATGTGGTCCGGAAGGTGTATGTGGCATCTGCATCAGTCCCTGCGACGGTGTCCACGGATGTTTTTGTGGGTCTCTGCGCTCAGAAGGCCGGTGTCTCCCCAACACACAGCGCCAGGTTCTCTGGAGACAAACACATTCATTACAACGCATGCTGCTACCGGTACCTGTTCTGCTCTGCCGGGATGAGGAGCCACGAGCTGGAGAGAATCTGGATGGATCTTGAGCAGAGAGGTGGAAGATGCTCACTTCTGAAGACGTATTATGGACTGGTGTACTGTAAAGCTCACACGTACTTAGATAAACTCCTTAATCCTCATTGA
- the psmd5 gene encoding 26S proteasome non-ATPase regulatory subunit 5 (The sequence of the model RefSeq protein was modified relative to this genomic sequence to represent the inferred CDS: added 55 bases not found in genome assembly), whose translation MAASIQSLLEEISSIEDPVEELQSLKTALLSIPVSALRDSLSGQRLDVIFSLLSSNDRQQVELCVEILDRILMALSPLHLVQNYRTELQGGLTHPNDTVKILALTQIGRMVEHPDAATEILNSEDVLRAIILCIGEEKISVAKEAIGSLSKLSYSKPGLDKLFHSELLKVIKQVMATSDIIRYRVYELLVEISSASPISLGYCANTGLISQLLSELTGDDVLIRATAIEMVTSLAHSQHGRQYLAQQGIMDKISNMIRGAETDPFSSLYLPGLVKFFGNLAIMDSPQQVCESYPVFQSKVFEMALDTDPAMIGVALDTLGLLGSTVEGKQVLQKTGEKFKAVLARMSQLASSGATELRVRSLDAISQLLTLMPEQQTEDLLALTESWFHLLSKQPMEMIRSISTQPFPELHCAALRIFTAVATQPWGQRLMINTPGFMEFILDRSTGQTKEAKDSKFELVGSLAGSSTAAEILGSQHYLRLKTYLREGPYYVSAVASVSTEGAD comes from the exons ATGGCTGCGTCGATTCAAAGTTTGCTGGAAGAAATCTCCAGCATAGAAGATCCAGTTGAGGAGTTACAGAGCTTAAAAACGGCGCTGCTGTCCATACCGGTCAGTGCATTGAGAGACTCTCTGAGCGGACAACGTTTGGATGTGATATTTTCTCTGCTCAGCTCCAATGACAG GCAGCAGGTGGAGCTTTGTGTGGAGATCCTGGACCGGATCCTGATGGCCCTCAGCCCTCTTCATCTGGTCCAGAACTACAGGACAGAGCTGCAGGGAGGCTTGACCCATCCTAACGACACCGTGAAGATTCTGGCTTTAACGCAG ATTGGCAGAATGGTGGAGCATCCAGACGCCGCCACAGAAATCCTCAACAGCGAGGACGTTCTGAGAGCTATTATCCTCTGCATCGGAGAGGAAAAGATATCTGTTGCAAAAGAG GCAATTGGATCATTGTCTAAACTGAGTTACTCCAAACCTGGATTAGACAAATTATTCCACAGTGAACTTCTTAA CTTTTGGTGGAAATCTCATCAGCATCTCCTATTTCTCTTGGTTATTGTGCCAACACCGGCCTTATTTCCCAGCTGCTCAGTGAACTGACGGGTGACGACGTGCTGATTAG AGCCACGGCCATAGAGATGGTAACGTCTCTGGCTCACAGTCAACATGGCCGACAGTATTTGGCTCAGCAGGGGATAATGGATAAGATCTCTAACATGATCAGAGGGGCGGAGACAGACCCCTTCTCCTCTCTCTACCTTCCTG GTTTGGTGAAGTTCTTTGGAAACCTGGCCATTATGGACAGTCCGCAGCAGGTTTGTGAGTCCTACCCGGTGTTCCAGAGCAAAGTGTTCGAGATGGCTCTTGACACGGACCCAGCAATGATCGGAGTGGCTCTGGACACTTTGGGGTTACTGGGATCTACAGTGGAGGGGAAGCAGGTTCTTCAGAAAACAG GGGAAAAATTCAAGGCTGTGTTGGCAAGGATGAGTCAGCTCGCCAGTTCAGGGGCTACGGAGCTCAGAGTGCGCAGTTTGGACGCCATTTCCCAACTTCTGACTCTGATG ccaGAGCAGCAAACCGAAGACCTCCTGGCCCTGACAGAATCCTGGTTTCACCTTTTGTCCAAACAGCCGATGGAGATGATTCGCAGCATCAGCACTCAGCCTTTTCCAGAGCTGCACTGCGCGGCTCTGCGGATATTCACG GCCGTCGCCACTCAGCCGTGGGGTCAGAGGCTGATGATCAACACTCCCGGGTTTATGGAGTTCATCTTGGATCGCTCAACCGGTCAAACGAAGGAGGCTAAAGACTCCAAGTTTGAACTGGTGGGCTCACTGGCTGGTTCCTCCACGGCGGCAGAGATTCTGGGCAGTCAGCATTACCTCCGCCTGAAGACTTATCTCAGAGAAGGACCTTATTACGTCTCAGCTGTGGCCTCAGTGAGCACAGAAGGAGCGGACTGA